The nucleotide window CAGGACGATAAAATAAGACCACTAATAGGTATAGTCCCTCAGAAGCTCAGCCTTTACCCTCTCCTTACGGCCAGGGAAAACCTGGAACTTATGGGCAACTTATATAATGTTCCAAAAAATGTCATGGAAGAAAAAATCGACTACTATCTTAAACTTGTAGGGCTCGAAGCGAGTGCCGATCGTTTTACTGGAGGCTTTTCTGGAGGCATGAAGCAGCGGCTATCAGTAATCGCTGCAGTACTACATGATCCTGAAATTTTATTCTGGGACGAACCTTCAACCGGGCTTGATCCCCAGACCAGAAATGTTATTTGGAAACTTGCCAGAAAATTCAACGGCGAGGGAAAAACTCTGGTTTTTACGACTCACTACATGGAGGAGGCAGATAATCTCTGTGACAGGGTTGCTGTAATGGACTCAGGCAAATTGGTAGCTCTCGATAACCCGGAGATTTTAAAGGAAAAAACTGGGAGTACAAATCTTGAAGAAGTTTTTGTACACTTTACAGGAGAAGAGGTACGTGATTAAATGACAATAAAAACTGAGCTAATGGATTCCTTAATTGTAGCAAAAAAAGAATTCAAAATACTTTTTAGAAAAAAAGCGCTCATAATCCCTCTTGTTTTATTCCCCATAATCATGATAGTTTTTTTTGGCTACGGCATGGGTGGGACAGTCAAAGAAGCTCCTATTCTCATAGTCAATGATGATACCGGCAGAGCCTCAAGTTCTCTTGTTCAGGAAATTGGAAGCTTTACTGAGAAATACAACGGAGACCCGATGTTCTCTGTAACCTACACAAAGGACATGTCACAGTCGGAGGCTGAGAGTAAAATAAATGATGGAATGTATAAAGGCGTTCTAATCATTCCGCCGGAATATAGTGAGAGCGCAACGAAAAACGAAAGTACGACTTTGACACTCCTTACTGATTCCTCAGACACTACCACAAGTAATATAATTGTAAATTATATGAGACAATTGTTGTCGAAAACAGGGTCAGTGTCTTTAAACATTCCCAACATTTACGGTAATCTGGAATATCTGGACTTCCTT belongs to Methanosarcina barkeri 3 and includes:
- a CDS encoding ABC transporter ATP-binding protein; this translates as MEPIIEVKNLVKVFHSRGRKITAVNDVSFDVFKGEIFGMIGPNGAGKSTTFSMLTTLIKPTSGIIKVSGFNVDKQDDKIRPLIGIVPQKLSLYPLLTARENLELMGNLYNVPKNVMEEKIDYYLKLVGLEASADRFTGGFSGGMKQRLSVIAAVLHDPEILFWDEPSTGLDPQTRNVIWKLARKFNGEGKTLVFTTHYMEEADNLCDRVAVMDSGKLVALDNPEILKEKTGSTNLEEVFVHFTGEEVRD